In a genomic window of Gouania willdenowi chromosome 11, fGouWil2.1, whole genome shotgun sequence:
- the LOC114472535 gene encoding major histocompatibility complex class I-related gene protein-like isoform X5 — translation MGSQKRFKDNIETLKQRFNQTGGVHVYQRMYGCEWDDETGDVNGYCQDGYDGEDFLVLDLKSETWIAAKKQAFITKLKWDSNKAMMSYCKNYFTQYCPEWLKKYVNAGRSSLMRTDLPSIKLLQRTPSSPVTCHATGFYPRYAVMFWTKDQEEVLEGVNHGEMLPNHDGSFQMSVDLNISLIRAEDWSRYDCVFQLKGVEEDLTVTLDKSVILSNWRKSDGGDGGVVGVVDVVVGGLVVVLLLMAITGFFLWRESCPGVKKGFFGHSEEKKGKNPNIQQQVSEEIMTSEETTDSPLMNDDDVSVMSRSSVGSFSTVGNDTPLIKT, via the exons GTGTTCATGTTTACCAGAGGATGTATGGTTGTGAATGGGATGATGAGACTGGAGATGTTAATGGTTATTGTCAGGATGGTTATGATGGAGAAGACTTCCTCGTTCTGGACCTGAAGTCAGAGACATGGATCGCTGCCAAAAAACAGGCTTTCATCACTAAACTCAAGTGGGACAGTAACAAAGCTATGATGTCATACTGTAAAAACTATTTTACTCAGTATTGTCCTGAGTGGCTGAAGAAGTACGTGAACGCTGGGCGGAGCTCCCTGATGAGAACAG ATCTTCCCTCCATCAAGCTCCTCCAGAGGACTCCCTCCTCTCCAGTCACCTGCCACGCTACAGGTTTCTACCCCCGCTATGCTGTGATGTTCTGGACGAAAGACCAGGAGGAGGTGTTGGAGGGCGTGAACCATGGAGAGATGCTCCCCAACCATGATGGGAGCTTCCAGATGAGCGTTGACCTGAACATTTCTCTGATCAGAGCTGAAGACTGGAGCAGGTACGACTGTGTGTTTCAGCTTAAAGGTGTGGAGGAAGATCTCACAGTCACTCTGGACAAAAGTGTGATTTTAAGCAACTGGAGAAAGTCTGATGGAG gtGATGGAGGTGTGGTGGGTGTTGTAGATGTTGTTGTTGGAGGTCTTGTTGTTGTGCTGCTGTTGATGGCCATCACTGGATTCTTCCTGTGGAGGGAGAGCTGTccag gtGTTAAAAAGGGATTTTTTGGTCACTCAGAAGAGAAGAAAGGAAAGAACCCAAACATTCAGCAACAGG tGTCAGAGGAGATCATGACCTCTGAGGAAACTACTGACAGTCCACTGATGAATG aTGATGACGTATCAGTCATGTCCAGGTCATCTGTAGGCAGCTTCTCCACCGTTGGGAACGACACACCTCTGATTAAAACTTAA